Proteins encoded by one window of Acipenser ruthenus chromosome 59, fAciRut3.2 maternal haplotype, whole genome shotgun sequence:
- the LOC117409964 gene encoding uncharacterized protein LOC117409964 → MEDETGGSPELGQLMLENLPVLAAKDSCKLNSPLQEASSMGLPVANEQHSETGLCTANEQHSETGLQGRVHFPCLPKSDLKRAELENEASLGHRKSFLHNNRRGISEREFGNTGNRSVQRVARADLDQRHFRGLKSHEAFEPRLEHSENLFSAREPVGETTRFHLEEGLLKAFKPQEPRPEDLPNFQKQFSSKTSEKSSSAQASTQEGDEAPQFDRTTPPGPLSRPSGRPKLHSQRHSAPLPHACLECGKRFRQRSDLQRHSFVHSEENQFPCRLCEKRFAHASGLRIHERSHSGDKPYCCPVCHKTFGSSSNLAKHRFVHSEGKRFPCSACGKSFKHPASLNAHRKRGHSDRSGRTGEPEDGGARTSRRRKRVQSLPCQICGRIFGGARTLEAHLLLHAGDPKLGCFDCDLLFGSREEMEVHQSFHRLVQEGSPGIGEIDDALFQGGPTGRLVVVAEESDRELSGEGETVLEEEGRKVSQNGLGCSEGCEHLERQRGEGVIGERPGGCCELGKRGEGLPCVRNGKLRELRQGGAAERYAEDSESARHTNREGLGEGLRGGLGERLGGGMTDKGLFSERHQEGNQNHLTGSMEVLEQPRVDPDVQDLRARLWNIVEQCSDVRACREQLREFWRGFRESRTCEGAVDERQGEFLEQGCTKKNASAGYINRLQGSRAGFGPEVRDNKSSLGYSQSRNRNGVQSAQNVLEPGSCQRGFTEKRLGPESTARGLPHQNVLEADSRNGGFQNGLEHSRDILKEGSGCSLEEVLECSRSGRAPKQGLERVGSLSRVGLGNRDFMERIRDILENSLDGKMCRERLERFWKGFGERMEGREREHWGGRGCRERGNETATEREGDGQNRGGNGKQRGRDLEERRRERKNNRLQRKEKRWRENREEHTRTEQIGTDRNPQRLKAGLERDREETAEIRTAPSNRKSEPQTPRITENQPPRAGEQEIGERAEGGLMELETKGTSLKEERDLVLARGILEYNGKVGLVPERGGLEEEERIGRDLRDLELKRGRVVELEPELASLEEYREVEKEEHSQNLTLQRAGSDAEGRTGKDLAPARGTAPLNLPYKCGLCPAAFCRPSEAKAHVQGHSPGRVHSGEKPFACAVCQRRFSQAGTLRTHSLVHSQDKPHRCPLCPAGFRRSADLRLHQRRHSGDKRYPCSLCDKAFVQSNALLAHQQTHYRRERRRQRREQESERH, encoded by the exons ATGGAAGATGAAACCGGGGGCAGTCCTGAGCTGGGTCAGCTGATGCTGGAGAACCTTCCAGTCCTGGCAGCGAAGGACAGCTGCAAACTCAACTCCCCGCTACAAGAAGCTTCCTCAATGGGGCTCCCTGTAGCAAACGAGCAGCACTCCGAGACAGGACTCTGCACTGCAAACGAGCAGCACTCTGAGACAGGACTCCAAGGCAGGGTACATTTCCCTTGTCTCCCAAAGTCGGACCTTAAGCGTGCAGAACTCGAAAATGAAGCATCTTTGGGCCACCGCAAGAGTTTTTTGCATAACAATCGTAGGGGAATCTCTGAGAGGGAATTTGGCAACACAGGAAACAGATCTGTCCAGCGAGTGGCCAGGGCTGATTTGGATCAAAGACACTTTCGAGGGTTAAAATCTCATGAGGCTTTCGAACCCAGACTAGAACACTCAGAAAACCTTTTTTCGGCGCGAGAACCCGTTGGAGAAACGACTCGCTTTCACTTGGAGGAAGGGCTTCTCAAAGCTTTCAAACCTCAAGAACCAAGACCAGAAGACTTACCCAACTTCCAAAAGCAGTTCTCCTCCAAAACCTCAGAGAAATCCTCCTCAGCACAGGCGAGCACCCAGGAAGGGGATGAAGCACCCCAGTTTGACAGGACGACTCCTCCCGGCCCCCTCTCTCGCCCCTCTGGCAGGCCTAAGCTCCACTCGCAGCGACATTCCGCCCCCCTCCCCCACGCCTGCCTGGAATGTGGGAAGAGATTCCGGCAGCGGTCCGACCTGCAACGACACTCCTTCGTGCACAGTGAGGAGAACCAGTTCCCCTGCCGGCTGTGTGAGAAACGCTTCGCCCACGCCTCGGGACTGCGGATCCACGAGCGCAGCCACAGCGGGGACAAGCCCTACTGCTGCCCCGTCTGCCATAAGACCTTCGGCAGCTCCTCCAACCTGGCCAAGCACCGCTTTGTGCACAGCGAGGGCAAGCGGTTCCCCTGCTCGGCCTGCGGGAAGAGCTTCAAGCACCCTGCCAGCCTGAACGCACACCGCAAGAGAG GCCATTCGGACAGATCAGGACGCACCGGAGAGCCGGAGGATGGAGGGGCGCGGACGAGTCGGAGGAGGAAGCGGGTGCAGAGTCTCCCATGCCAGATCTGCGGGAGGATTTTCGGGGGTGCGCGGACCCTGGAAGCCCACCTCCTGCTCCACGCGGGGGACCCCAAGCTGGGCTGCTTCGACTGCGACCTGCTCTTCGGGTCGAGGGAGGAGATGGAGGTGCACCAGAGCTTCCATCGTTTAGTGCAGGAGGGGTCGCCCGGGATCGGAGAAATAGATGACGCTTTGTTCCAAGGGGGGCCGACTGGAAGGCTGGTGGTAGTTGCAGAGGAATCGGACAGGGAGTTGAGCGGAGAGGGGGAGACGGTTTTGGAAGAGGAGGGGAGGAAAGTGTCCCAAAATGGACTTGGCTGCAGTGAGGGCTGTGAACATCTAGAGaggcagagaggggagggggttatCGGAGAGCGTCCAGGGGGTTGCTGTGAATTAGGAAAACGAGGGGAAGGACTGCCTTGTGTGAGAAATGGGAAACTGAGAGAGTTGAGGCAGGGCGGCGCTGCAGAGAGATACGCAGAGGATTCCGAATCAGCGAGGCACACAAACCGAGAGGGATTGGGAGAGGGATTGAGAGGGGGTCTGGGGGAGAGATTAGGAGGGGGAATGACAGACAAAGGATTATTTAGCGAAAGACATCAAGAGGGAAATCAGAACCACCTGACCGGTTCTATGGAGGTTCTAGAACAGCCTAGAGTGGACCCTGACGTCCAGGACTTGAGAGCGAGGCTGTGGAACATTGTGGAACAGTGCAGCGATGTGCGGGCCTGCAGGGAACAGCTCCGAGAGTTCTGGAGGGGGTTCAGGGAGTCTAGAACCTGTGAGGGAGCGGTCGACGAGAGGCAGGGGGAGTTTTTGGAACAAGGGTGCACAAAAAAGAATGCTTCTGCGGGGTACATTAACAGGCTACAGGGATCTAGAGCAGGCTTTGGACCAGAAGTAAGGGATAATAAGTCCTCTCTGGGTTACTCTCAAAGCAGGAACAGGAACGGGGTGCAAAGTGCCCAGAACGTTCTAGAACCAGGTTCCTGCCAGAGAGGCTTTACGGAAAAAAGACTTGGACCCGAAAGCACCGCAAGGGGTTTGCCACATCAGAATGTTCTAGAAGCTGATTCTAGAAATGGAGGTTTCCAGAATGGTCTGGAACATTCCAGAGACATTTTGAAGGAGGGATCTGGATGCAGTTTGGAGGAGGTTCTAGAATGTTCTAGAAGTGGCAGAGCACCCAAACAGGGTCTTGAAAGGGTTGGCAGTCTTTCCAGAGTGGGTTTGGGAAACAGGGATTTCATGGAGAGGATAAGAGACATTCTAGAAAATTCCTTGGACGGCAAAATGTGCCGGGAGAGGCTGGAAAGGTTCTGGAAAGGTTTTGGAGAACGGatggaagggagagagagagagcattgggGTGGAAGAGGTTGTAGAGAGAGGGGGAATGAAACAGCTACTGAAAGAGAGGGGGACGGGCAGAACAGAGGAGGGAATGGAAAACAAAGGGGAAGGGACttggaggagagaaggagggaaagAAAGAACAACAGactacaaagaaaagaaaaaagatggAGAGAGAACAGGGAGGAACACACTAGAACCGAACAGATCGGAACAGACAGGAACCCGCAGAGATTAAAAGCAGGGCtggagagggacagggaggaaACAGCAGAGATAAGAACTGCCCCAAGCAACAGAAAATCAGAACCACAGACTCCCAGAATCACAGAGAATCAGCCTCccagagcaggagagcaggagataggagagagggcagagggggGCCTAATGGAGCTGGAAACGAAAGGAACTAGCTTAAAGGAAGAAAGGGATCTAGTACTGGCTAGAGGTATCTTAGAATACAATGGGAAAGTGGGTCTAGTCCCAGAGAGAGGCGGCTTAGAGGAGGAAGAGAGAATAGGAAGGGATCTAAGGGATCTAGAACTAAAGAGAGGGAGGGTTGTGGAACTAGAACCGGAATTAGCAAGCTTAGAGGAATATAGGGAAGTGGAGAAAGAAGAGCACAGTCAGAATCTGACACTGCAGAGAGCCGGCTCGGATGCAGAGGGGAGGACAGGGAAGGATCTGGCGCCAGCGCGAGGCACAGCCCCCCTAAACCTGCCTTACAAGTGCGGCCTGTGCCCGGCAGCCTTCTGCCGGCCCTCGGAGGCGAAGGCCCACGTGCAGGGGCACTCACCAGGGCGCGTGCACTCGGGAGAGAAGCCCTTCGCCTGCGCGGTGTGCCAGCGCCGCTTCAGCCAGGCCGGCACGCTCCGCACACACAGCCTGGTGCACTCCCAGGACAAGCCCCACCGTTGCCCCCTGTGCCCGGCCGGCTTCCGCAGGAGCGCTGACCTGCGCCTGCACCAGAGGAGGCACAGCGGGGATAAGAGGTACCCCTGCAGCCTGTGTGACAAGGCCTTTGTACAGTCCAACGCACTGCTAGCACACCAGCAAACACActacaggagagagaggaggaggcaaCGCAGAGAGCAGGAgtctgagagacactga